The segment GCGAGCTTCTTGATTTCTGGACGCTTTGATTTACTCAGAGCATCCTGCGCCATCGTAACGGCTCCCTCATGGTGCGGAATCATCGCATTAATAAAGCGCAAATCGAACTGATTATCCGCAGCCCCTAAATCCATTCCCATCATCATGCCTTTCATCTGATCAGCCGACATCGGCATCATCTGTCCCATCTTCGAGTCATACGCCATCGGAATGCTATTGGCTTTGGGATACCAGGCTTGCCGCCACTGCTTCATCTCTCCAATCTCTTGATCCTGGGCTTTGATGATATCGGCCGCCAGTTTCTTGATTTCTGGGCGCTTGGATTTTTGCTGCGCCTCTTTTGCCATCTCGACCGCGCCTTGATGATGTGGGGTCATGGCATCAATGAAGCGTAAATCAAAGCTGGCATCGGCTGGACCTAAATCCATCATCATGTTGCCATGATTCATACTGCCGTGATCCATATTGCTATGATCCATTCCCAGCATCGTGCTGGCAGCAGGAGAAGAATTGGTAGCAGGATTTTGTCCAGTTGTGGTGGAACAGGCGGCGAGAGTAGCAATTGCAACGATTCCAACAACGGTTTGGGTCGTCGTTGACTTGAGAGATCGTCTTAAAAATCGAGAATTGAACATGGAGCGTTTCATTGAGAGAGGCTGGAGTAATAGAACCTCTTTATTCTGATCTCTCCAGTCAGATAGAGAGTCAAGGGTTGAGGCTAAGGATTTGATAGAACTATCCCTACCGACTAAAAGAACATACAAAAATAAAATCAGGATGAAATAAAGCGACTCATTCAACTAGAAATCGAATGCCTGACGCTTGGTAGGGGCGACTTCAAGATGTTGAGTTTCAGCTTCAACTTAGGAGAACGAACAATGCCTCATCAGCCATATCAGTCGATTATTAATGCTGCGGTTCACTGCGCTTCCGAATGTGAACATTGTGCCAAGTGTGTCTGACTGATACGGAATGGGCGCGAGTCTGCCAGGATTGCGCTCAACTCTGCTGAACGATCGCGTCTTTTATCAGCCGCAGTTCCCGCTTTATTCCCACGTTGCGCGATCGTGCATCGAAGTCTGTCAAGCCTGTGTCACCGAATGTGAAAAGCATTTGATGTTTGAAGCAAAAAGAACTCTCGGATTTTCGAGGACTTCCTGAAAACCTTAATCTACTGAGGCTTTAGAACGGAGAGAGAGGGATTCGAACCCTCGTTACAGTCACCCGTAAACAGCATTTCCAGTGCTGCGCCTTCAACCACTCGGCCATCTCTCCAAACCATGCAGCTTTTTACGCCGCAGAATTCATATAGTAACAGAACATGTCGCATACTGAATAGAGAAGATTCAAAATTTGTTGATCATCATGCCTGAGTTTCATACTGTTCGTGTTTATCACCGCCAAGAAAATAAATTTTATTCTTTTGAAGTGCCGAGCGATCGCTATATCCTCCAAAGCGGCGAAACCCAAGGCGTTGAACTTCCCTTCTCCTGCCGTAATGGAGCCTGTACCGCTTGTGCGGTGAGAGTTTTATCGGGGCATTTAGAGCAGCCAGAAGCCGTCGGACTCTCACCCGAGTTGAAGCGGCAAGGATATGCATTACTCTGTGTCAGTTACGCAAAATCAGATATCGAAGTCGAAACCCAAGACGAAGATGAAGTGTATGAACTACAATTTGGACGATTCTTTGCGAAAGGACGTGTGAAACGAGGACTGCCACTCGACGAAGAATAGGTCAATGCGATTTGTCTGAATGAGAAATGGTTGCGGTGACTGCATCGACAAAATCTGTCACCGCCTGTACCAAAGGTTTGGGCAAATGCTTTCGGAACCATTGATACACATAAATTAACGTCAAGCCATCGACTTTCTTCTGAGTAAACAATTCTTCTTGCAAATCATTCAAATGCTCCAAGGCTCGATTCTTCAAATCGATTGGAGCCTCTGCATTGACTTGCGCTTTTAACTGATTAAAGTTCTGCTGTAAGGTCTGCAAATCTGCTTGTTCCGCATTCATTTCCGCGATCGAGGAAATGTAAGCGCGATTCTGACTCGTGATCGGAATCACTCGCAGATGCTCTATATACTGCTGCTCTTTGCGGACTTGTTCTAATAATCGTCTGATTTGTAGATTTTCAGGTTCGATCGCTAAGGCTTCTTCTAAGTGAGCGATCGCATCTTGAGTTTCTCCCAAGTTATGCAATTCTTCGCCATAATCGAGCAGCGCTTGAACATAACTATCTCGAACGCGCACCGCATCGACTAAATAAGCACGTTTGTAATATTTTAACGCCTGCCCAAACTCTCGCATTTCCGCCAAACTATCTGCCAGTTCAAATAGCGATTCAAAATGATTGGGATTGAGTCGCAGTGCTTCATTCAACAGGCTGACAATCTTCGGATTCGTGCCGCGCAGCCGCGCAGATTTTGCGGCTTCGTATAAATTTTGGGCTTCTGTATTCAGATCTTCGAGTCCCCGGAATTCTCGCCGCACCGGATGCCGCTGAATCAGCCAACGGCGTACCAGTTCGATCGACACTCGATAGGTCGCCAAAGTCGGAGGCATAGAAAGATGTTTCTGCCCTGGAAGAATTCCCGATCGCACTCCAGAGGTTCTTAACAGTTTCCAGCCCACCAGATTCAACAAGGCTTTGCGGATCGGTTCAGTGAGTTCAACGCCGCATTCGCGCAATAATTGCAACGGCTCGACTTCGCTAAAGTCTAAGCTCGAAATTTCAGGAAACTCCATTTGTCGTGCCCGTGGAACCTCTGCTGCCGCTGAAAAAACGACGCGTTCCGGCAAGGGAATGCCTTCCCAAAACCAACCTAATCCGCCTTCACCGAGTTCGATCGCCCGATCGACAATAAATCGCACATCAGATCGCGTCACTCTCCACCGTTTTTCTGCCCGAGCATTAGAAAAGAGCGCAAAACAGACGACTTGAGTGAAATAGGGATGCCCAGCCGTCAATTCCCAAATTCCATCGATCGCGGCTAAGTCGTATTCTAAAATTCCTTTGGCGGGAATTGTGATCAACTGTTCAGTACTGCGTTGATCGAGAAGCCCTACTTCTTGATTCGGCGCTTCTCGAAACAGACTGAGCATCAAAGGCAAATCTTCTAACTGCCGACCAACGACAGGAATAATGTACAAATTCGGATTGTCATAGACCGCCGTTTGTAAATACCCGAACAGATGCTCGGCTGCTTGCTTGACATCGACATTGTAGAGCGTATCAAACTCATCCAGCAGCAGCACGATATTTTTAACGCCTAATTCGCGCCGCAGGGCTGGAATAAAATTATCGATAAAAATTTGCGGATTTTCGGCAAAAGCCTGAACCGGAGGAACCTGAATCGTCAAGTCAAACTGTTGCACAGAATCGCGTGACAATTCGTGCAGCACCTCAGCCAGCGATTTCCGGCTATCTCCTTCAAGAGAAAGGGGCACAAATGCAAACTCTTTGAGGTCAATTGCTCTGGGAATTTGCGCCAATACCGAAGACTTACCGATGCGGCGATGCCCGTGCAATAAAATCACTTGAGCTGATTGAAGCAAATTGTCTTCGATGAACTCAAATAAGCGATCGCGTCCGAAAAAACGGTCAGGTTCGGTAATAGGACGACCGATAATATATGGATTTCTCCGCTCGATCGAGTAACTCATATCTAAAGCAGTGGCTTACGCCGCTCCGAATTATCCCTGAATGAAACCAATCGGTAGGGCAGATGTAACCTTCCCTAACCAAGACAGAATAGATGGTATTTCTTCTTTATGCTGCCAAAGCCAGCGTATCGCATTGGTCACGGTTTCCGCTTGGCGACGGCTCATGAGATTCAGAAACGTGCGCTGTCGGGCTTGTAACGCTTCTTCGTCACTATTCTCGATCTCTTTGACGACCCACCACTCCATGAGCGAGGAAGCAAAGCGATACTGTTTCTTGCCCTCTTGCACTTGGTAGACCACAACCCCTCGTTCTTCGAGATCCCTTAATTCTCGCTCCTTTTGGCTAAAAATTACATCCGTATCACCGAGGTCATAACGTTTCTTCAGTAGCCGCCCTTTCAAATGGGTCAGTGCGAGGAGCATTAATAACGTCTGTTCGGTATCGTTCGACTGATTCCAGTTGTCTTCAAAATAATGCTCGGTGGCTCGCTGAAATTCTGTAGCGAAGGCATCGCTATCTGGAATACGCTCAGCGCGGAATTCTCGGAACAAAAGGTATCCAGCAACTTGTAAAAGGGCAGGACTGCCATCCGCAATATCGCGAATGCCATCCCGCAGAGCAGGGGTCAACGGCAATCCTCCTAATAGCGAGGCTGCATCGGTTTCACTGAACGGCTTCAAGGGCTGGAATAAGTAATGATTATACCAAGGGGATTCTCCGGGTTTGAGTTTGATCCCCGCTTCATTCAGCCGCCGCAGTGAGGTGACAATGCTGGCGAAATAATCGGATTCTTTGGAGTGAGAGGCGAGATTCCGACAATCGCTTAAGAAATCGCTGGCATCATCTTCGGTGTAGTTTGCTGTAGGACGAAGCGCGACATCGTAATCGTCGATCAGGAGTAAGAGGAATTTATTGCGATCGCCAATCATGCGGAGAATCGATCGTAAACAATCTTTACTTGCAGTTCGTCGCTCAATAAATTTATCGACTTCGGCAGCAATTTCTGGTTCATTCGCGAGGGCATCTTTCAAGATCACAAAGACTTCGTGCCAAAAGTTTTCCGCGGTGAACGGAGTCACGCCCAGGCAACTGAGCAGCACAACGACTGCCTGAGTCGGATCATGCCCCCGAAACTTCCAAGTTTGCGGCGCAGCGATCATATTGAGAAACGACGTTTTCCCAATTCCAGAGCCGCCCCAAACTGCGAGGTGTCCCCGACTGAGAATTTGATCGAATGCCGTTTCGATTTCTCCTGTCCGCCCGATAAACAGTAAGGGCGAAACAGGTTTTCCTGGCACGTACGGATTTCGTAAAAATGGAGAGTCGGGCATATCAGGTCATCGATCAGGCTTTTTTCGATCGTACCTGTGATTTCCTTAACCGAGGCAAACTTCCGCCGAATTAACTAGGGTGGGGAGTGGGGAGTGGGAGAGTGGGGAATAGTTTAGTTCGCCCCATTCCCCATCTTCTAAATCTCCTCATCCGCTCCAATCCCCAGGTATAGACGTACAAATTCCGACGCAGCCTTTGGATTAATTGACTTGAGGGCTTTGTAAATTTCGACGACCACTTCTGCTAATGGATCACGCTCACCGCGCAACCACCGACTAAAGTTTGATCGATTCACACCCATAATTGCAGACAATTGATACTGCGTGATGCTGTGAGATTCCAGCACCTGCTTCAATGCACTCCCCGCTTTCGACATGCTCTGTGCTGACTAACAACAATAGATGAAATGACTATATAATTTTTTACCTCTCCTGGAAAGTAAAATCGAGTATCACTTATCACGGAACGATGATTTTTCTACGAGAGTCGATACTTCATCCAGGCTCCTAACATCGGGAGTGCAATCCGATATCCTAGCTCTGCTCCGTAAACTAAACCTTTCTGCTCCAAACTTGCCAGCGCCCCCTGTAAGCCTCCGCCTCGGGATAAGTTATGTTTCTGAATATATTCACGCGCATGGGGACTGTCGGTTGGATCGAGCGCTAAGCTTTCTAACACCCGCACTTGGCTGTGTGGGAGTAATAAAATTAATGATTCAAACGTGACTGAGAGATCTTCGATTAATGCGATCGCACTTCTTTCCACATGGTGGGGCTGCACAATCGTTTCTGCTTCCAATCGAATCCGGCGCGCCAACGTAATCGCATCGCCAAAATGCCCTTGTACATAGTTCAGAAACACCGCTACGCTTTCTGGCTCAAATTTTAATTTCTCAGCCGCCATTGCTTCGATGAGCCAAGTTTGTAACACTTCATCTGGGAGCGGACTCAGCGAGAGTACTCGCAACTCATCCGGTTCTGACCAACGCTCTGCGACCGTCGCGATCAGTGCGTAGCTCACCCGGCTCTGTCGCTGGACTTCCTGGCGCAAATATTGCTCCCATTTGTTGGAGCGATCGAATGATTTCAAATGCGGGAAGTTCTGAAATACAATCACCACCCGACTGTCGAGCCACTCGGCTAGAGCCTGCGGCAAGGTCAGTAGTGCCTCAAACAATGTCCATTCCTTGCCCGGTACAGGGTGCCAAACTAGTTGAGTTCGTCCCTGTTGCGATCGCAAAATGAAGGGATGCTCCTTACTCCAACGATCGATAAACGCTAGTTCCTCTGGAGACTTGAACGTCTGAATAATCGCTTCTGCCAGCAATTCAAGAAATCGAGAATAGTTCGTCGCGCGCAGGCAATCGATTTCTAGTACTCTTGCACTACAAGCCTGAGCAGCTGCACGCATGAGTGTTCGTCTACCGATACCTGGAACCCCTGCTAAGAGAATGTCATGATCACCCAACAAAATTTGGCTGACCTGCTCTAGTTCAGCGTGTCGTCCAATCAGTTGAGAAAAAGAAAAGGGATGACTCACTGCAAATCTCTACTACAAATCTCTACGAATAGAGGGTTCACAAAGCGCTCGAAACGCAGTAATGTCTAGACTCTATCATCTAGCTTTAAAGATAATACTATTTAATAGTGCCATATTCTACGCTTTAGCACTATGATAAGGTGCTGTAGGTCATTATTCCTCAACCTCTTCAGTCTATGTCTGGTCATTCACTTCCATCGCCAAACACGGCTTGGCATACGCTCGATACTGTTGGATCACTGGCGACGTTAAATAGCGATCGCACCACAGGATTAAGTGAGCAAGAAGCCGCCACTCGCCTAGAACAATACGGAACGAACGAACTCGAAGAATCTGGGGGTCGTAGCTCCTGGGAAATTCTGATCGACCAATTTAAAAACGTCATGCTCCTGATGCTGATCGGAGTGGCGTTAGTGTCTGGGATTTTGGATATCATCGCCCTGACGCAAGGAAATCTCAAACCCGGTGAAGTTCCTTTCAAAGATACGATCGCGATTTTAGCGATCGTGGTTTTAAATGGAGCACTCGGTTACATCCAGGAAAGTCGAGCAGAACAAGCATTAGCCGCCCTGAAACAGCTTTCTTCGCCGCGAGTTCGTGTCTTACGCGGTGGGCGAGTCAGCGAAGTCGATTCTAAATATTTAGTGCCAGGCGATGTGATGCTCGTCGAAGCCGGGACGCAAGTCTCCGCAGATGGTCGAATTCTAGAAGCCGCAAACTTGCAAATTCGAGAAGCTGCCCTGACAGGGGAAGCAGAAGCCGTTAGCAAGAATGCGAACATCACCGTCAAAGAAGATGCGATGCCTGCCGATCGCATTAACATGACCTACCAAGGAACTGAGGTTGTGAATGGTCGCGGAACGGTTTTGGTGACGGGAACCGGAATGCGGACTGAGTTAGGAAAAATTGCCGCACAGATTCAAGGAGTCGAATCAGAACCAACGCCGTTGCAACGACGCATGGATCAACTGAGCCAAGCTCTAGTAACAGGTGCCTTAATCTTAGTTGCGATCGTGGTCGTCGGTGGGTTGCTGATCAGTCGCAACTTTGGGTTGCTGCAGAATTTGCTGCAAACGTCTTTAAGTATGGCAGTTGCGGTTGTACCGGAAGGATTGCCTGCGGTGATCACGGTGACCTTAGCGATCGGAACTCAGCGCATGGTACGCCGCAATGCGCTGATTCGTAAGTTGCCTGCTGTTGAAACATTAGGTTCTGTCACGACGATTTGTTCGGATAAGACTGGAACCTTGACCCAAAACAAAATGGTCGTGCAATCGCTGCATACGATTAGTGCTAGCCCGAAAATTACAGGGCAAGGCTATGCACCCGATGGCGAATTTCTGCTCGATGGCACAAAGATTATCCCTGCAGAACAGCCGGAATTTAGAGCTTTACTCCTTGCTTGTACAGTGTGTAATGACTCGATTCTGCAACAAGAAGCGGGAGAATGGATCATCCTAGGCGATCCGACTGAAGGAGCATTACTTACGGCTGCTGCAAAAGCAGGATTGGAACGAGATCAGTGGAATAGTAAACTGCCACGGGTCGCAGAGTTTCCGTTCTCGAGCGATCGTAAACGAATGAGTGTGATCGTTGAAGATGCAGCAGGCTTGTTGCAATCTGAGACAGATTTCTTAGCAACACCTTATCTGATGTTTACTAAGGGGTCGCCTGAGATTGTTTTAGAGCGCTGTCAACAGATTCAAGTTGGCGATCAGGTTGAGCCAATCACTCAAGTTCAGCGCAGCCAAATTTTAGAGCGCAATAATGAACTTGCTGGAAACGGTTTGCGTGTGTTGGGCTTTGCTTACAAGCCTTTGCAAGGAGTTCCATCTGAAACCGATGAAGAAGGGGCAGAACAGGACTTAGTTTGGTTAGGCTTAGTCGATATGTTGGATGCGCCTCGTCCTGAAGTTCGAGAAGCAGTCAAACGCTGCCGGACTGCTGGAATTCGCCCTGTGATGATTACAGGAGATCACCAATTAACGGCAAGCGCGATCGCTCAAGATCTAGGCATTGCTAAACCGGGTGATGAAGTTCTCATTGGACGTGAACTAGAAGCAATGAGCCAGCAAGAACTCGAATCGCATGTCGATCGTGTGAGTGTCTATGCGCGTGTGGCTCCAGAACATAAACTCCGGATTGTTCAAGCGTTGCAAAAGACGGGGCAGATTGCTGCGATGACCGGAGATGGGGTGAATGATGCTCCGGCTCTGAAGCAAGCAGATATCGGGATTGCGATGGGCATTACTGGAACTGATGTCAGTAAAGAAGCCTCTGACATGGTGTTGTTGGATGATAACTTTGCCACGATCGTTTCTGCGACAGAAGAAGGTCGGGTGGTCTATACCAATATTCGACGATTTATCAAGTACATTCTGGGATCGAATATTGGGGAAGTAATTACGATCGCAGCTTCTGTGGTCTTGATTCCGGCAGTTGCAGCGACAGGAAGTGTTCCGTTGACTCCATTGCAAATTTTGTGGATGAACCTAGTAACCGATGGTTTGCCCGCTTTAGCTTTAGCAGTTGAGCCTGCGGAACCCAATGTGATGAACCGTCCGCCGAATCATCCGGGTGAAAGCATCTTTGCACGGGGCTTAGGTGCTTACATGATCCGGATTGGGATTATCCTTGCGATTCTCTCAGTTGCAACGATGGTGTGGGCTTATGACTGGACGACGAAGAATACAGCAGGTGGATTAGATCCAGATCGTTGGAAGACGATCGTGTTTACAACGCTGTGTTTAGCTCAGATGGGACATGCGATCGCGATTCGATCGAATAGTCGATTGACGATTGAATTGAATCCGTTTACGAATCTCTATGTCTGGGGTGCAGTTGTTCTGACTTCAATTCTGCAATTGGCGTTGGTGTATGTTGAACCGTTGCGGAGATTCTTTGGCACGCATTATCTGCCGTTTGATGAACTGATGGTTTGTGTGGGCGTGAGTGCGTTGATGTTTGTGTGGATTGAAATGGAGAAACTATTCATCCGTTTCTATTTCAGCAAGAAGCGCTAGCAACAACCGAAACCCTAGTAGTAATGCCTCTCGAATCCTGTTCGGGAGGCATTTGATTTTGAAGTGATTTTTTCTGGATAGAATGAGGGCATCAATAGAGGCATTCAGTGATGAAATCCGAAGTCACAGTCAACTCCAAGTCTTTATACGATACCGACTATCAACTGTGGATAGACCAAACTGTTGCCCAATTGAAAGCACAAGAATTTAGAGAGATTGATCTGGAGAATCTGATTGAGGAGATCGAGAGTTTGGGCAGAAGTGAAAAACACGCCATGTCGAGCTATCTAATGCGGCTGTGCGAACATCTCCTTAAGATCAAATACTGGGAATCTGAACGAGAAACCTGTTTTAGAGGGTGGGATATAGAAGTTGCTAATTTCCGGTTGCAGATTCAAGAGCTTCTGGAGACGAGTCCAAGCTTGAAATCGTTTTCGCAGGATATTTTTTCTAAGCAGTACAAAAATGGCAGAAAGCTTTTTCTCAAGGCAAGCCAATTGAGTGACAAGCTAGTTCCTGTAGAGCCTTGGTTTACTCTAGAGCAAGCTTTAGAAGAAGATTGGCTTCCCTGGCAACCTGAATCATTTGATAGATGAGTAAAGCAAAGCGATCGCATCTATCCAGACACGATCGCTTCACTCGGTCGAGTCGTTCTCTGCCCCAAAATCTGAATTTTGACTCTTCCCGATGGACCAAGTGTCACTCCCCGACGACGCGGAACTTCAGGACGACTATCAGCTAACGCAAGCTGATACTGAGACAAAACTGTTGCTAGCACAAGCTTCATTTCAGCCACAGCGAGTGCTTCCCCAATACAGCGCCGCGCCCCACCCCCAAACGGCATAAACTCAAACGGAGAAAACTGTCGTTCTAAAAAGCGCTCTGGTCGAAACTCGTGCGAATTTGGATACAGATCTTCCCGGTGATGCAGTAGATAAATACAGCCCACAACCGACATCCCCGGCTCAAGTGGATACCCCAACAGTTCTACAGGTTCGGTGACAATTCTAGTAAAAGTCAACATCGCAACCGGATAGAGCCGGAGCGTTTCATTGCAAACTGCACTCAGGTAAGGTAATCGAACGATCGACATCGGATCAGGATTCGCACCGAGCGCATCCAGTTCTTGCAGCAGTTTTTCGCGCACTTCTGGTTGATGATGAACCCAGTACAGTGCCCATGCCATCGCTGTTGCAGTCGTTTCATGCCCTGCAAACAGTAACGTCATCAGTTCATCTCGGAGTTCTGAATCACTCAGTGGCTGACCGTCTTCATCTCGCGTTTCCATCAGTAAGGAGAGAATATCAACGCGATCGCGAAGATCTTGCTGACGGCGATCGGCAATTTCGGCATAAAGCAATTTATCAATGTTCGATCTAGCGCGCAAAAATCTTCCCCAAGGCATCCAAGTTCCCAAATCTTGCTGCATCCAGGGGAAAAACAGAAAACTCGCACCTAAAGGATTGCGAAACAGTTCGCACATTTGCGTAATCGACGCTCTCAGTTGCTCAAACCGTTCGCCCTCGCAGACTCCAAACACCGCTTCTAAAATCACTTGTAGCGAGATTTCTTGCATCATCGATCGCGCATTCAACGGTTGGGCGAGCGCGCATTGACTCATCACTTTCTCGGTTAACTGACAAATCAACTTCCCATAAGCCCGCATTCGTTCCCCATGAAAAGGAGGCATCAAAAGTTGCCGTCGGCGCTTATGGCGATCTCCATCTAGCATAATCACCGAAGCATCGCCAATCAGTGGCGAGAGAATGCGATTGACTTCACCTGGAGCAATAAACCGTTTACGATCGCTGGTGAGAATCTCTTGAATCGCCTGCGGATGATTGATAAAAACTAAATGCTTCCCGCCCAAAATTGGTGCTGAGAAAATATCAGGATATTGCTGAGCCGACTTTTCCATATAACCGACTGGATCAGCAACCCAATGCAAGGTCTGAAGTAATGACGGCGCACGTAGCACATTTGGTAGATTCATCAGTCCCTCGACCATTCAGAATTTGATGGGAACGGTCTATATGGTAACTGGAGGAGCGATCAACCTTCAAATCTTCGATTGATCTTTCGATTTAGCGATCGCTGCTCAAATCCAGAACGGCAGTTTCTTCATCTTTGGTACACTTGGTAAGACTTTGCCCAAGCCAATCATGTACCTGCGCTCTCTGCATCTTCGTCACTTTCGGAATTACCTCGATCAGCAGGTCGATTTCACTTCCTCCAAGACCATTTTGCTGGGAAACAATGCACAGGGGAAATCGAACGTTCTTGAAGCGGTTGAATTGTTGTCGTCATTGAAATCGCATCGGACTTCTCGCGATCGCGATTTGATCTACGACGGTGAAACGCTTTCTCAAATTACCGGACACCTGAAACGCGAAACGGGAGAAACCGAACTGACGATTACGTTACGAGAAAACGGGCGGCGCACCGTGTCACAAAACGGTATGTCTTTGCGCCGACAGCTTGATTTTCTTGGCACGTTGAATATGGTGCAATTCTCTAGTCTCGATCTCGATCTGGTGCGAGGTGGACCCGATCAGCGCAGACATTGGATTGATGGGCTACTCGTTCAGCTTGAACCTGTTTATGCCTATGTGCTTCAGCAATACACTCAGGTTCTAAGGCAGCGCAATGCTTTGTTAAGAGCGCGCTTGCGAGAAGAAAGTGAAGGCAGATCGATCGAAGCTCCAGATTTAGCTCTGTGGGATGCTCAACTCGCGATCGCAGGTTCGCGCGTGATTCGCCGCCGAGCTAGAGTACTCGATCGCTTAGTGCCGTTTGCCGAGGAATGGCATCAAGCGATTAGTGGCAGTACTGAAAAACTAGAAATTCGCTACGCCCCGAATGTCCAAGCAGAGCAAGATACGCCAGAAGCCTTGCAGCAGGCATTTTTAGAGAAAATTCAGGCGAGAGCGATCGCAGAACAACATCAAGGCACAACTTTAGTCGGCGCACATCGCGACGAGATTGAATTTTTGATCAATCAAACCCCTGCTCGTCAGTACGGTTCACAAGGGCAACAGAGAACATTAGTTTTAGCATTGAAGTTAGCAGAACTGAAACTGATCGAAGATGTAATCGGTGAGCCACCGTTATTACTGTTAGATGATGTATTAGCAGAATTAGATCTAAATCGACAAAATCAATTGCTCGATGCGATTCAGGATCGGTTCCAGACTTTGATCACGACGACTCACTTAGGATCATTTGATGCCCAGTGGATTGATTCGGCTCAAATTTTGGAAGTGAAAGCAGGACATCTGTTTGAGCAGAGTGTGCGGCGCGAGCAGTCGGAGTTTTTGCAAAATTCTGATTTCTAAATTTGAGTTTCGTCGGAAATCTCTCCATAGGATCGGATGCGTTTCTGGGAATTTGGTTCTAAGGTAGAGATTGGCAAGATCGGCTTTAGGAGCTTTATTTATGCTTGAGTTATATCAATTTGAGATGTCACATTATGCGGAAAAGGTGCGGCTGATTCTCGATTACAAAGGACTTCCCTATCGTAAAGTTGAGGTCACACCGGGAATTGGGCAGATTGAACTCTTTCAAATGTCAGGACAGAGAAAGGTTCCCGTGCTGAAAGATGGAAGTGAAATTATTGCTGATTCGACTGCGATCGCGGAATATCTCGATCGAAAATATCCCGAAAATCCAATTATCCCATCTGATCCAAAGCAAAAAGGTCTATGTCTGCTGATCGAACAGTGGGCAGATGAGTCGTTAGGGTTGAATGCCCGGAAAGGATTAATCGGATCGCTTTCGCAAAATCAAAGTTTTCGCACAGCCGTACTACCTACTTCGACTCCAGATATTTTGAAGAATTTGGTCGGAGCAATTCCGGGTGATTTTCTTGGGATTTTAGGCGTGGGAGTCGGCATGGGTCCAGACACAGTGAAAGAAGCAACCGATGCACTGAAACGCAGTTTGACGGCTCTTTCGTTTATGTTGACTGAGCAACCCTACTTGGTCGGTGATTCGCCGACGCTGGCAGATTTTGCGGTGGCTGGATTGTCGATGTATGTCAAGTTTCCAACAGGCGCATATTTAGATATTCCTGAATCGCTCAAAGGCAAGGGTGTCGCTGGTATTGCAGATGTGAGCATCTTCGACCCGTTCTTTAACTGGCGAGATAAGCTCTACGCTGATTTTCGCCAGACTTCAACGAGTAGTTACACGCCTCCAAGCGGATCAGCACCGACTTCGATCAATATTGACTAATGGCTTTGATACCCTGGTGATCAGAGTTGCCAGGGTATTCTCGATATTCAATGGTTGAGACAAAGAGTAACCTATAGTTAGCGATATGCGGCGAGGATAAAATGACAACGCAGCGAGAGCAATTGATTCAAGAAATACAAGAAGCCTCTGATCCCGTGATTGCTGAAG is part of the Leptolyngbya boryana PCC 6306 genome and harbors:
- a CDS encoding ATP-binding protein; amino-acid sequence: MSYSIERRNPYIIGRPITEPDRFFGRDRLFEFIEDNLLQSAQVILLHGHRRIGKSSVLAQIPRAIDLKEFAFVPLSLEGDSRKSLAEVLHELSRDSVQQFDLTIQVPPVQAFAENPQIFIDNFIPALRRELGVKNIVLLLDEFDTLYNVDVKQAAEHLFGYLQTAVYDNPNLYIIPVVGRQLEDLPLMLSLFREAPNQEVGLLDQRSTEQLITIPAKGILEYDLAAIDGIWELTAGHPYFTQVVCFALFSNARAEKRWRVTRSDVRFIVDRAIELGEGGLGWFWEGIPLPERVVFSAAAEVPRARQMEFPEISSLDFSEVEPLQLLRECGVELTEPIRKALLNLVGWKLLRTSGVRSGILPGQKHLSMPPTLATYRVSIELVRRWLIQRHPVRREFRGLEDLNTEAQNLYEAAKSARLRGTNPKIVSLLNEALRLNPNHFESLFELADSLAEMREFGQALKYYKRAYLVDAVRVRDSYVQALLDYGEELHNLGETQDAIAHLEEALAIEPENLQIRRLLEQVRKEQQYIEHLRVIPITSQNRAYISSIAEMNAEQADLQTLQQNFNQLKAQVNAEAPIDLKNRALEHLNDLQEELFTQKKVDGLTLIYVYQWFRKHLPKPLVQAVTDFVDAVTATISHSDKSH
- a CDS encoding helix-turn-helix domain-containing protein produces the protein MSKAGSALKQVLESHSITQYQLSAIMGVNRSNFSRWLRGERDPLAEVVVEIYKALKSINPKAASEFVRLYLGIGADEEI
- a CDS encoding AAA family ATPase; translation: MSHPFSFSQLIGRHAELEQVSQILLGDHDILLAGVPGIGRRTLMRAAAQACSARVLEIDCLRATNYSRFLELLAEAIIQTFKSPEELAFIDRWSKEHPFILRSQQGRTQLVWHPVPGKEWTLFEALLTLPQALAEWLDSRVVIVFQNFPHLKSFDRSNKWEQYLRQEVQRQSRVSYALIATVAERWSEPDELRVLSLSPLPDEVLQTWLIEAMAAEKLKFEPESVAVFLNYVQGHFGDAITLARRIRLEAETIVQPHHVERSAIALIEDLSVTFESLILLLPHSQVRVLESLALDPTDSPHAREYIQKHNLSRGGGLQGALASLEQKGLVYGAELGYRIALPMLGAWMKYRLS
- a CDS encoding P-loop NTPase family protein — its product is MPDSPFLRNPYVPGKPVSPLLFIGRTGEIETAFDQILSRGHLAVWGGSGIGKTSFLNMIAAPQTWKFRGHDPTQAVVVLLSCLGVTPFTAENFWHEVFVILKDALANEPEIAAEVDKFIERRTASKDCLRSILRMIGDRNKFLLLLIDDYDVALRPTANYTEDDASDFLSDCRNLASHSKESDYFASIVTSLRRLNEAGIKLKPGESPWYNHYLFQPLKPFSETDAASLLGGLPLTPALRDGIRDIADGSPALLQVAGYLLFREFRAERIPDSDAFATEFQRATEHYFEDNWNQSNDTEQTLLMLLALTHLKGRLLKKRYDLGDTDVIFSQKERELRDLEERGVVVYQVQEGKKQYRFASSLMEWWVVKEIENSDEEALQARQRTFLNLMSRRQAETVTNAIRWLWQHKEEIPSILSWLGKVTSALPIGFIQG
- a CDS encoding 2Fe-2S iron-sulfur cluster-binding protein — encoded protein: MPEFHTVRVYHRQENKFYSFEVPSDRYILQSGETQGVELPFSCRNGACTACAVRVLSGHLEQPEAVGLSPELKRQGYALLCVSYAKSDIEVETQDEDEVYELQFGRFFAKGRVKRGLPLDEE
- a CDS encoding DUF305 domain-containing protein, with the translated sequence MFNSRFLRRSLKSTTTQTVVGIVAIATLAACSTTTGQNPATNSSPAASTMLGMDHSNMDHGSMNHGNMMMDLGPADASFDLRFIDAMTPHHQGAVEMAKEAQQKSKRPEIKKLAADIIKAQDQEIGEMKQWRQAWYPKANSIPMAYDSKMGQMMPMSADQMKGMMMGMDLGAADNQFDLRFINAMIPHHEGAVTMAQDALSKSKRPEIKKLAQEIIASQEKEIAQMKQWRKAWYNQ